One window of the Megalops cyprinoides isolate fMegCyp1 chromosome 2, fMegCyp1.pri, whole genome shotgun sequence genome contains the following:
- the LOC118773695 gene encoding ephrin type-B receptor 3-like isoform X1 has translation MTMDYLLFLCGFLLPVVLAVEETLMDTKWATTELSWTAHPETGWEEVSGYDDAMNPIRTYQVCNVRELNQNNWLRSDYIPRKDVLRIYVEMKFTVRDCNSIPNIPGSCKETFNLFYYESDGDTATATSPFWMENPYVKVDTIAPDESFSMLESGRVNTKVRSFGPLSKAGFYLAFQDLGACMSLISVRVFYKKCSTTIANFAVFPETATGAEATSLVIAPGTCVPNALEVSVPLKLYCNGDGEWMVPVGSCTCAAGFEPAMKDTQCQACSPGTFKSKQGEGYCSPCPPNSRASSGASNLCSCRNGFYRADNDSPDSPCTTVPGPPRNVISSVNETSLVLEWSEPRDAGGRDDLLYNVICKKCLPERGMCSRCDDNVDISPRHLGLTQRRVAVRNLQAHTQYSFEIQAVNGVSNKSPYSPQFSAVNITTNQAAPSAVPTVHLMGATASTMSLSWLPPEKPNGIILDYEIKYHEKVSSNDQGEAIAHTMTAQRSSARIEGLKAGTPYVVQVRARTVAGYGRYSIPADFSTNLQSDPEKSLQEQLPLIVGSATASLVFIIAVVVIAIVCLRKQRNGSESEYTEKLQQYITPGMKVYIDPFTYEDPNEAVREFAKEIDISCVKIEEVIGAGNRHKLLSSRGKTAMHFQAIPLEDFNPSGEFGEVCRGRLKLPGRREIIVAIKTLKAGYTERQRRDFLSEASIMGQFDHPNIIRLEGVVTKSRPVMIVTEFMENGALDSFLRLNDGQFTVIQLVGMLRGIAAGMKYLSDMNYVHRDLAARNILVNSNLVCKVSDFGLSRFLEDDPTDPTYTSSLGGKIPIRWTAPEAIAYRKFTSASDVWSYGIVMWEVMSYGERPYWDMSNQDVINAVEQDYRLPPPMDCPTALHQLMLDCWVKERNLRPKFSQIVNTLDKLIRNAASLKVVTSTQSGVSQPLLDRCVPDYTTFTTVGDWLDAIKMSRYRENFLNAGFASFELVAQMTSEDLLRIGVTLAGHQKKILGSIQDMRLQMNQTLPVQV, from the exons AAACACTGATGGACACCAAATGGGCCACAACTGAGCTGTCCTGGACTGCACATCCTGAGACAGGG tGGGAGGAGGTGAGCGGCTATGATGATGCCATGAACCCCATCAGGACGTACCAGGTGTGCAACGTGCGTGAACTCAACCAGAACAACTGGCTCCGCAGTGACTACATCCCACGCAAGGATGTGCTACGCATCTATGTGGAGATGAAGTTCACTGTTCGCGACTGCAACAGCATCCCTAACATCCCAGGCTCTTGCAAGGAGACCTTCAACCTGTTCTACTATGAGTCAGATGGGGACACAGCCACTGCCACCAGCCCCTTTTGGATGGAGAACCCCTACGTGAAGGTGGACACCATTGCCCCGGATGAAAGCTTCTCCATGCTGGAGTCTGGGCGGGTCAACACCAAGGTGCGCAGCTTTGGCCCACTCTCCAAGGCTGGCTTTTACCTGGCCTTCCAGGACCTGGGCGCCTGCATGTCTCTCATCTCTGTCCGCGTCTTCTACAAGAAGTGCTCCACCACCATTGCCAACTTCGCTGTGTTCCCTGAGACGGCCACGGGGGCCGAGGCTACCTCCCTGGTGATCGCACCAGGTACCTGTGTGCCCAATGCCCTGGAGGTGTCCGTCCCCCTCAAGCTGTACTGCAACGGCGACGGCGAGTGGATGGTTCCTGTGGGCTCATGCACCTGTGCAGCTGGGTTCGAGCCTGCCATGAAGGACACACAGTGTCAGG CCTGCAGTCCTGGGACATTCAAGTCCAAACAGGGTGAGGGATACTGCTCCCCATGTCCCCCAAACAGCCGTGCAAGCTCGGGGGCCTCCAACCTCTGCTCTTGCCGAAATGGTTTCTACCGTGCTGACAACGACTCACCAGACTCCCCTTGCACCA CTGTCCCCGGGCCTCCCCGGAATGTCATCTCCAGCGTGAATGAGACCTCCCTGGTGCTGGAGTGGAGCGAGCCGCGTGATGCAGGCGGCCGGGACGACCTCCTCTACAATGTCATCTGCAAGAAGTGCCTGCCAGAGCGGGGCATGTGCTCTCGTTGCGATGACAACGTGGACATCTCGCCCCGCCACCTGGGTCTGACGCAGAGGAGGGTGGCCGTTCGCAACCTTCAGGCCCACACCCAGTACAGCTTTGAGATCCAGGCTGTCAACGGTGTGTCCAACAAGAGCCCCTACTCCCCGCAGTTCTCCGCCGTTAACATCACCACAAACCAAGCGG CCCCATCTGCAGTTCCTACAGTCCACCTGATGGGGGCCACAGCCAGCACCATGAGCCTCTCCTGGCTGCCTCCAGAGAAACCCAACGGAATCATCTTGGATTACGAGATTAAGTACCATGAGAAGGTGAGCAGCAAT GACCAGGGGGAGGCCATCGCACACACGATGACAGCGCAGCGGAGCTCCGCCCGCATCGAGGGGCTGAAGGCGGGCACTCCATACGTGGTACAGGTCCGAGCCCGGACCGTGGCAGGTTACGGCCGCTACAGTATCCCTGCGGACTTCAGCACCAACCTGCAGA GTGACCCTGAGAAAtccctgcaggagcagctgcccCTCATCGTGGGCTCTGCCACGGCTAGTCTGGTCTTCATTATTGCTGTTGTAGTCATTGCCATCGTCTGCCTCAG GAAGCAACGCAATGGCTCCGAGTCAgaatacacagagaaactgcAACAGTATA tcactcCTGGGATGAAGGTCTATATTGACCCTTTCACATACGAGGACCCTAATGAAGCTGTCCGCGAGTTTGCCAAAGAAATCGACATCTCCTGTGTGAAGATCGAGGAGGTCATCGGGGCAGGTAACCGACACAAGCTCCTGAGCAGCAGGGGGAAGACTGCTATGCACTTCCAGGCCATACCGTTAGAGGACTTCAATCCAAGCG gaGAGTTTGGGGAGGTCTGCCGTGGTCGGCTGAAGCTTCCCGGCCGGCGGGAGATCATTGTGGCCATCAAGACGCTAAAGGCCGGCTACACTGAGCGACAAAGGCGGGACTTCCTGAGCGAGGCCAGCATCATGGGTCAGTTTGACCACCCCAACATCATCCGCCTTGAGGGTGTAGTGACCAAGAGCCGGCCGGTCATGATCGTCACAGAATTTATGGAGAATGGAGCTCTGGACTCTTTTCTCAGG CTGAATGATGGGCAGTTCACTGTCATCCAGCTGGTTGGGATGTTGAGGGGCATCGCAGCGGGGATGAAGTACCTCTCTGACATGAACTATGTCCACCGCGACCTTGCTGCCCGCAACATCCTGGTCAACAGCAACCTGGTGTGCAAAGTGTCTGACTTTGGCCTGTCCCGCTTCCTGGAGGATGACCCCACAGACCCCACATACACCAGCTCTCTG GGAGGCAAGATCCCCATTCGCTGGACAGCCCCGGAGGCCATTGCCTACAGAAAGTTCACCTCGGCCAGCGATGTGTGGAGCTATGGCATCGTCATGTGGGAAGTGATGTCATATGGCGAGCGCCCATACTGGGATATGAGCAACCAGGAC GTGATCAACGCCGTGGAGCAGGACTACCGGTTGCCTCCTCCAATGGACTGTCCCACCGCCCTCCACCAGCTCATGCTGGACTGCTGGGTGAAGGAAAGGAACCTGAGGCCCAAGTTCTCACAGATTGTCAACACACTCGACAAGCTCATCCGCAACGCGGCCAGCCTTAAAGTGGTCACCAGCACGCAGTCCGG GGTCTCCCAGCCCCTCCTTGACCGTTGTGTCCCTGACTACACCACCTTTACCACTGTGGGTGACTGGCTGGACGCCATCAAGATGAGCCGCTACCGTGAAAACTTCCTCAATGCTGGCTTTGCTTCCTTTGAGCTGGTGGCACAGATGACTTCAGA GGACCTCCTACGGATAGGGGTGACATTGGCTGGCCACCAGAAGAAGATTCTGGGCAGCATCCAGGACATGCGGCTACAGATGAACCAAACACTGCCCGTCCAGGTCTGA
- the LOC118773695 gene encoding ephrin type-B receptor 3-like isoform X6: protein MTMDYLLFLCGFLLPVVLAVEETLMDTKWATTELSWTAHPETGWEEVSGYDDAMNPIRTYQVCNVRELNQNNWLRSDYIPRKDVLRIYVEMKFTVRDCNSIPNIPGSCKETFNLFYYESDGDTATATSPFWMENPYVKVDTIAPDESFSMLESGRVNTKVRSFGPLSKAGFYLAFQDLGACMSLISVRVFYKKCSTTIANFAVFPETATGAEATSLVIAPGTCVPNALEVSVPLKLYCNGDGEWMVPVGSCTCAAGFEPAMKDTQCQACSPGTFKSKQGEGYCSPCPPNSRASSGASNLCSCRNGFYRADNDSPDSPCTTVPGPPRNVISSVNETSLVLEWSEPRDAGGRDDLLYNVICKKCLPERGMCSRCDDNVDISPRHLGLTQRRVAVRNLQAHTQYSFEIQAVNGVSNKSPYSPQFSAVNITTNQAAPSAVPTVHLMGATASTMSLSWLPPEKPNGIILDYEIKYHEKVSSNDQGEAIAHTMTAQRSSARIEGLKAGTPYVVQVRARTVAGYGRYSIPADFSTNLQSDPEKSLQEQLPLIVGSATASLVFIIAVVVIAIVCLRKQRNGSESEYTEKLQQYITPGMKVYIDPFTYEDPNEAVREFAKEIDISCVKIEEVIGAGEFGEVCRGRLKLPGRREIIVAIKTLKAGYTERQRRDFLSEASIMGQFDHPNIIRLEGVVTKSRPVMIVTEFMENGALDSFLRLNDGQFTVIQLVGMLRGIAAGMKYLSDMNYVHRDLAARNILVNSNLVCKVSDFGLSRFLEDDPTDPTYTSSLGGKIPIRWTAPEAIAYRKFTSASDVWSYGIVMWEVMSYGERPYWDMSNQDVINAVEQDYRLPPPMDCPTALHQLMLDCWVKERNLRPKFSQIVNTLDKLIRNAASLKVVTSTQSGDLLRIGVTLAGHQKKILGSIQDMRLQMNQTLPVQV, encoded by the exons AAACACTGATGGACACCAAATGGGCCACAACTGAGCTGTCCTGGACTGCACATCCTGAGACAGGG tGGGAGGAGGTGAGCGGCTATGATGATGCCATGAACCCCATCAGGACGTACCAGGTGTGCAACGTGCGTGAACTCAACCAGAACAACTGGCTCCGCAGTGACTACATCCCACGCAAGGATGTGCTACGCATCTATGTGGAGATGAAGTTCACTGTTCGCGACTGCAACAGCATCCCTAACATCCCAGGCTCTTGCAAGGAGACCTTCAACCTGTTCTACTATGAGTCAGATGGGGACACAGCCACTGCCACCAGCCCCTTTTGGATGGAGAACCCCTACGTGAAGGTGGACACCATTGCCCCGGATGAAAGCTTCTCCATGCTGGAGTCTGGGCGGGTCAACACCAAGGTGCGCAGCTTTGGCCCACTCTCCAAGGCTGGCTTTTACCTGGCCTTCCAGGACCTGGGCGCCTGCATGTCTCTCATCTCTGTCCGCGTCTTCTACAAGAAGTGCTCCACCACCATTGCCAACTTCGCTGTGTTCCCTGAGACGGCCACGGGGGCCGAGGCTACCTCCCTGGTGATCGCACCAGGTACCTGTGTGCCCAATGCCCTGGAGGTGTCCGTCCCCCTCAAGCTGTACTGCAACGGCGACGGCGAGTGGATGGTTCCTGTGGGCTCATGCACCTGTGCAGCTGGGTTCGAGCCTGCCATGAAGGACACACAGTGTCAGG CCTGCAGTCCTGGGACATTCAAGTCCAAACAGGGTGAGGGATACTGCTCCCCATGTCCCCCAAACAGCCGTGCAAGCTCGGGGGCCTCCAACCTCTGCTCTTGCCGAAATGGTTTCTACCGTGCTGACAACGACTCACCAGACTCCCCTTGCACCA CTGTCCCCGGGCCTCCCCGGAATGTCATCTCCAGCGTGAATGAGACCTCCCTGGTGCTGGAGTGGAGCGAGCCGCGTGATGCAGGCGGCCGGGACGACCTCCTCTACAATGTCATCTGCAAGAAGTGCCTGCCAGAGCGGGGCATGTGCTCTCGTTGCGATGACAACGTGGACATCTCGCCCCGCCACCTGGGTCTGACGCAGAGGAGGGTGGCCGTTCGCAACCTTCAGGCCCACACCCAGTACAGCTTTGAGATCCAGGCTGTCAACGGTGTGTCCAACAAGAGCCCCTACTCCCCGCAGTTCTCCGCCGTTAACATCACCACAAACCAAGCGG CCCCATCTGCAGTTCCTACAGTCCACCTGATGGGGGCCACAGCCAGCACCATGAGCCTCTCCTGGCTGCCTCCAGAGAAACCCAACGGAATCATCTTGGATTACGAGATTAAGTACCATGAGAAGGTGAGCAGCAAT GACCAGGGGGAGGCCATCGCACACACGATGACAGCGCAGCGGAGCTCCGCCCGCATCGAGGGGCTGAAGGCGGGCACTCCATACGTGGTACAGGTCCGAGCCCGGACCGTGGCAGGTTACGGCCGCTACAGTATCCCTGCGGACTTCAGCACCAACCTGCAGA GTGACCCTGAGAAAtccctgcaggagcagctgcccCTCATCGTGGGCTCTGCCACGGCTAGTCTGGTCTTCATTATTGCTGTTGTAGTCATTGCCATCGTCTGCCTCAG GAAGCAACGCAATGGCTCCGAGTCAgaatacacagagaaactgcAACAGTATA tcactcCTGGGATGAAGGTCTATATTGACCCTTTCACATACGAGGACCCTAATGAAGCTGTCCGCGAGTTTGCCAAAGAAATCGACATCTCCTGTGTGAAGATCGAGGAGGTCATCGGGGCAG gaGAGTTTGGGGAGGTCTGCCGTGGTCGGCTGAAGCTTCCCGGCCGGCGGGAGATCATTGTGGCCATCAAGACGCTAAAGGCCGGCTACACTGAGCGACAAAGGCGGGACTTCCTGAGCGAGGCCAGCATCATGGGTCAGTTTGACCACCCCAACATCATCCGCCTTGAGGGTGTAGTGACCAAGAGCCGGCCGGTCATGATCGTCACAGAATTTATGGAGAATGGAGCTCTGGACTCTTTTCTCAGG CTGAATGATGGGCAGTTCACTGTCATCCAGCTGGTTGGGATGTTGAGGGGCATCGCAGCGGGGATGAAGTACCTCTCTGACATGAACTATGTCCACCGCGACCTTGCTGCCCGCAACATCCTGGTCAACAGCAACCTGGTGTGCAAAGTGTCTGACTTTGGCCTGTCCCGCTTCCTGGAGGATGACCCCACAGACCCCACATACACCAGCTCTCTG GGAGGCAAGATCCCCATTCGCTGGACAGCCCCGGAGGCCATTGCCTACAGAAAGTTCACCTCGGCCAGCGATGTGTGGAGCTATGGCATCGTCATGTGGGAAGTGATGTCATATGGCGAGCGCCCATACTGGGATATGAGCAACCAGGAC GTGATCAACGCCGTGGAGCAGGACTACCGGTTGCCTCCTCCAATGGACTGTCCCACCGCCCTCCACCAGCTCATGCTGGACTGCTGGGTGAAGGAAAGGAACCTGAGGCCCAAGTTCTCACAGATTGTCAACACACTCGACAAGCTCATCCGCAACGCGGCCAGCCTTAAAGTGGTCACCAGCACGCAGTCCGG GGACCTCCTACGGATAGGGGTGACATTGGCTGGCCACCAGAAGAAGATTCTGGGCAGCATCCAGGACATGCGGCTACAGATGAACCAAACACTGCCCGTCCAGGTCTGA
- the LOC118773695 gene encoding ephrin type-B receptor 3-like isoform X5, whose translation MTMDYLLFLCGFLLPVVLAVEETLMDTKWATTELSWTAHPETGWEEVSGYDDAMNPIRTYQVCNVRELNQNNWLRSDYIPRKDVLRIYVEMKFTVRDCNSIPNIPGSCKETFNLFYYESDGDTATATSPFWMENPYVKVDTIAPDESFSMLESGRVNTKVRSFGPLSKAGFYLAFQDLGACMSLISVRVFYKKCSTTIANFAVFPETATGAEATSLVIAPGTCVPNALEVSVPLKLYCNGDGEWMVPVGSCTCAAGFEPAMKDTQCQACSPGTFKSKQGEGYCSPCPPNSRASSGASNLCSCRNGFYRADNDSPDSPCTTVPGPPRNVISSVNETSLVLEWSEPRDAGGRDDLLYNVICKKCLPERGMCSRCDDNVDISPRHLGLTQRRVAVRNLQAHTQYSFEIQAVNGVSNKSPYSPQFSAVNITTNQAAPSAVPTVHLMGATASTMSLSWLPPEKPNGIILDYEIKYHEKVSSNDQGEAIAHTMTAQRSSARIEGLKAGTPYVVQVRARTVAGYGRYSIPADFSTNLQSDPEKSLQEQLPLIVGSATASLVFIIAVVVIAIVCLRKQRNGSESEYTEKLQQYITPGMKVYIDPFTYEDPNEAVREFAKEIDISCVKIEEVIGAGNRHKLLSSRGKTAMHFQAIPLEDFNPSGEFGEVCRGRLKLPGRREIIVAIKTLKAGYTERQRRDFLSEASIMGQFDHPNIIRLEGVVTKSRPVMIVTEFMENGALDSFLRLNDGQFTVIQLVGMLRGIAAGMKYLSDMNYVHRDLAARNILVNSNLVCKVSDFGLSRFLEDDPTDPTYTSSLGGKIPIRWTAPEAIAYRKFTSASDVWSYGIVMWEVMSYGERPYWDMSNQDVINAVEQDYRLPPPMDCPTALHQLMLDCWVKERNLRPKFSQIVNTLDKLIRNAASLKVVTSTQSGDLLRIGVTLAGHQKKILGSIQDMRLQMNQTLPVQV comes from the exons AAACACTGATGGACACCAAATGGGCCACAACTGAGCTGTCCTGGACTGCACATCCTGAGACAGGG tGGGAGGAGGTGAGCGGCTATGATGATGCCATGAACCCCATCAGGACGTACCAGGTGTGCAACGTGCGTGAACTCAACCAGAACAACTGGCTCCGCAGTGACTACATCCCACGCAAGGATGTGCTACGCATCTATGTGGAGATGAAGTTCACTGTTCGCGACTGCAACAGCATCCCTAACATCCCAGGCTCTTGCAAGGAGACCTTCAACCTGTTCTACTATGAGTCAGATGGGGACACAGCCACTGCCACCAGCCCCTTTTGGATGGAGAACCCCTACGTGAAGGTGGACACCATTGCCCCGGATGAAAGCTTCTCCATGCTGGAGTCTGGGCGGGTCAACACCAAGGTGCGCAGCTTTGGCCCACTCTCCAAGGCTGGCTTTTACCTGGCCTTCCAGGACCTGGGCGCCTGCATGTCTCTCATCTCTGTCCGCGTCTTCTACAAGAAGTGCTCCACCACCATTGCCAACTTCGCTGTGTTCCCTGAGACGGCCACGGGGGCCGAGGCTACCTCCCTGGTGATCGCACCAGGTACCTGTGTGCCCAATGCCCTGGAGGTGTCCGTCCCCCTCAAGCTGTACTGCAACGGCGACGGCGAGTGGATGGTTCCTGTGGGCTCATGCACCTGTGCAGCTGGGTTCGAGCCTGCCATGAAGGACACACAGTGTCAGG CCTGCAGTCCTGGGACATTCAAGTCCAAACAGGGTGAGGGATACTGCTCCCCATGTCCCCCAAACAGCCGTGCAAGCTCGGGGGCCTCCAACCTCTGCTCTTGCCGAAATGGTTTCTACCGTGCTGACAACGACTCACCAGACTCCCCTTGCACCA CTGTCCCCGGGCCTCCCCGGAATGTCATCTCCAGCGTGAATGAGACCTCCCTGGTGCTGGAGTGGAGCGAGCCGCGTGATGCAGGCGGCCGGGACGACCTCCTCTACAATGTCATCTGCAAGAAGTGCCTGCCAGAGCGGGGCATGTGCTCTCGTTGCGATGACAACGTGGACATCTCGCCCCGCCACCTGGGTCTGACGCAGAGGAGGGTGGCCGTTCGCAACCTTCAGGCCCACACCCAGTACAGCTTTGAGATCCAGGCTGTCAACGGTGTGTCCAACAAGAGCCCCTACTCCCCGCAGTTCTCCGCCGTTAACATCACCACAAACCAAGCGG CCCCATCTGCAGTTCCTACAGTCCACCTGATGGGGGCCACAGCCAGCACCATGAGCCTCTCCTGGCTGCCTCCAGAGAAACCCAACGGAATCATCTTGGATTACGAGATTAAGTACCATGAGAAGGTGAGCAGCAAT GACCAGGGGGAGGCCATCGCACACACGATGACAGCGCAGCGGAGCTCCGCCCGCATCGAGGGGCTGAAGGCGGGCACTCCATACGTGGTACAGGTCCGAGCCCGGACCGTGGCAGGTTACGGCCGCTACAGTATCCCTGCGGACTTCAGCACCAACCTGCAGA GTGACCCTGAGAAAtccctgcaggagcagctgcccCTCATCGTGGGCTCTGCCACGGCTAGTCTGGTCTTCATTATTGCTGTTGTAGTCATTGCCATCGTCTGCCTCAG GAAGCAACGCAATGGCTCCGAGTCAgaatacacagagaaactgcAACAGTATA tcactcCTGGGATGAAGGTCTATATTGACCCTTTCACATACGAGGACCCTAATGAAGCTGTCCGCGAGTTTGCCAAAGAAATCGACATCTCCTGTGTGAAGATCGAGGAGGTCATCGGGGCAGGTAACCGACACAAGCTCCTGAGCAGCAGGGGGAAGACTGCTATGCACTTCCAGGCCATACCGTTAGAGGACTTCAATCCAAGCG gaGAGTTTGGGGAGGTCTGCCGTGGTCGGCTGAAGCTTCCCGGCCGGCGGGAGATCATTGTGGCCATCAAGACGCTAAAGGCCGGCTACACTGAGCGACAAAGGCGGGACTTCCTGAGCGAGGCCAGCATCATGGGTCAGTTTGACCACCCCAACATCATCCGCCTTGAGGGTGTAGTGACCAAGAGCCGGCCGGTCATGATCGTCACAGAATTTATGGAGAATGGAGCTCTGGACTCTTTTCTCAGG CTGAATGATGGGCAGTTCACTGTCATCCAGCTGGTTGGGATGTTGAGGGGCATCGCAGCGGGGATGAAGTACCTCTCTGACATGAACTATGTCCACCGCGACCTTGCTGCCCGCAACATCCTGGTCAACAGCAACCTGGTGTGCAAAGTGTCTGACTTTGGCCTGTCCCGCTTCCTGGAGGATGACCCCACAGACCCCACATACACCAGCTCTCTG GGAGGCAAGATCCCCATTCGCTGGACAGCCCCGGAGGCCATTGCCTACAGAAAGTTCACCTCGGCCAGCGATGTGTGGAGCTATGGCATCGTCATGTGGGAAGTGATGTCATATGGCGAGCGCCCATACTGGGATATGAGCAACCAGGAC GTGATCAACGCCGTGGAGCAGGACTACCGGTTGCCTCCTCCAATGGACTGTCCCACCGCCCTCCACCAGCTCATGCTGGACTGCTGGGTGAAGGAAAGGAACCTGAGGCCCAAGTTCTCACAGATTGTCAACACACTCGACAAGCTCATCCGCAACGCGGCCAGCCTTAAAGTGGTCACCAGCACGCAGTCCGG GGACCTCCTACGGATAGGGGTGACATTGGCTGGCCACCAGAAGAAGATTCTGGGCAGCATCCAGGACATGCGGCTACAGATGAACCAAACACTGCCCGTCCAGGTCTGA